In the genome of Xanthocytophaga agilis, one region contains:
- a CDS encoding peptidase yields MTFCLGIKVESGLVAIADTRLTSGAEYSTGKKVSVHQFGKHSMFIMTSGLRSVRDKAITYFDEVIKEQDRKFNRLYKAVNAFGEQVKRVAGEDKDSLYQSGLYFNLHAIVGGQLEDDDEHRLFLLYPEGNWVEVGPGTPFVIIGNTNYGKPLLHRQLRYETSMRDAMMVGFLAFDATKVSVNDVDYPLDIILYEKGSFQIKDCRLEREELKETSKTWSELLKHAIGQLPDQWVDRVFDICELPKEE; encoded by the coding sequence ATGACTTTTTGTTTAGGTATAAAGGTAGAATCTGGATTAGTAGCAATTGCTGATACTCGTTTAACATCAGGAGCTGAATATTCTACAGGTAAAAAGGTCTCAGTACATCAGTTTGGCAAGCATTCTATGTTTATTATGACTTCTGGTCTCAGATCTGTACGAGATAAAGCTATCACCTATTTTGATGAAGTAATTAAAGAACAGGATCGGAAATTTAATAGACTATATAAGGCAGTAAATGCTTTTGGAGAACAGGTAAAGCGTGTTGCGGGTGAAGATAAAGATTCATTATATCAATCTGGGTTGTATTTTAATTTACATGCTATTGTTGGTGGACAATTAGAAGATGATGATGAACATAGGCTATTTTTATTATATCCGGAAGGAAATTGGGTAGAAGTTGGACCTGGAACCCCATTTGTAATCATCGGGAATACCAATTATGGAAAACCATTATTACATAGACAATTGCGGTATGAAACTTCAATGAGAGATGCTATGATGGTTGGCTTTCTTGCTTTTGATGCTACAAAAGTTAGTGTAAATGATGTAGATTATCCTCTGGATATTATTCTATACGAAAAAGGTAGCTTTCAGATAAAGGACTGCCGGCTTGAAAGAGAGGAATTAAAAGAAACATCAAAAACATGGAGCGAATTATTAAAACATGCAATAGGCCAGTTGCCAGACCAATGGGTAGATAGAGTTTTTGATATATGTGAACTACCCAAAGAAGAGTAA
- a CDS encoding transglutaminase family protein — protein sequence MHFKVNHQTYYTYSKMVYLEPHILCVHPPTYPYQAIFNFTLKINPEPVVFSRSNDIEGNSIYLACFQDLTDHLLIETEFEVQTLRSNPFDYVLYPFETCNLPFHYPVDLHPLLKPYLKPETRNSKIENFALECVGKSQQSTLRLLMYLTEIINQEFVYEYNEFGPPRSSDETLRLKKGSCRDLAILMIDICRVLGIAARFASGYYLGNGTEESYLHAWVEVYLPGAGWRGYDPTEGLVVADQHILLASSSYPNLIAPVQGVFRGDARSLLRTKVSIQHLS from the coding sequence ATGCATTTTAAAGTTAACCACCAAACCTATTATACCTATTCAAAGATGGTTTACCTGGAGCCTCATATCTTATGTGTGCATCCTCCTACCTATCCTTATCAGGCAATTTTCAATTTTACCTTAAAAATAAATCCGGAGCCAGTTGTTTTCTCCCGGTCAAATGATATTGAAGGAAACTCTATTTATCTGGCTTGCTTTCAGGATCTGACAGATCATTTGTTGATTGAGACAGAGTTTGAGGTACAAACGCTTAGATCAAATCCCTTTGATTATGTATTATACCCCTTTGAAACCTGTAACTTGCCTTTTCATTATCCCGTTGACCTTCATCCTTTGTTAAAACCTTATTTAAAGCCTGAAACCAGAAATTCTAAAATAGAAAATTTTGCACTGGAATGTGTGGGAAAATCTCAACAAAGCACTTTGCGTTTATTAATGTATTTGACTGAGATTATCAATCAGGAGTTTGTGTACGAATATAACGAATTTGGACCTCCACGTAGTTCTGATGAAACATTACGACTAAAAAAAGGTTCTTGTCGGGATCTGGCGATTCTGATGATTGATATTTGTCGTGTATTAGGCATTGCCGCTCGATTTGCTAGTGGATATTATCTGGGTAATGGCACAGAAGAATCATATTTGCATGCATGGGTTGAAGTTTATCTTCCTGGAGCTGGATGGAGGGGATACGATCCTACAGAAGGCTTGGTTGTGGCTGATCAGCATATTTTGTTAGCTTCTTCCTCCTATCCCAATCTGATTGCTCCTGTTCAGGGAGTATTTCGTGGAGATGCCCGTTCCTTATTAAGGACTAAGGTTTCTATTCAACACCTCAGCTGA
- a CDS encoding OmpA family protein: MKNQYSLKLTSLLFLLSFLGFQAFAQSAKSLVKKGDKALDKENYHKALEYYKQANTSNGENADAYFGLGVTNLLLFNNKESLDYLRKARELDPDVDKHYYYWLGRAFHANLQFDSAVASYRVYLNDEIGKNDSRQDAVKTLILQAEFGKTYLSSPVDYQIVNLGTEVNSEYSEHSPMLTKDKQTLYFTSRRPANPSEITPRGDGWENIYTTSGKGSHWSGASLLTGQVNERKTHTSNVQLYDNDEKMLVYKSSKFGSLYESVLNGGTWSKPKPFAKFTNTQKFEPDGFVIKDGSVVYFASSLDNKNGNLDLWISRRKEEDTTKWSEPERLPSIVNTDADEDAPFLSEDGLTLFFSSRGHDSMGGYDVYKTTYEPFTRTWSKPVNMGYPINTPGDDIYFMTDSTGKNGYITSNRQGTMGQEDIYMVKMYDDVVVKGQVVIKTTKRPLGDYILNFDSQRKLGVKGSALSGADGNYSLKLRSGHTYTVEVRKQNGEVVLTDDVEIPMAEGEGAEIVKNFEIDIPDTIRTAAGQRIVLQNLNLVRVKYVETDSLLINGEVRDNAGILAGVLVEIREESSNKPFLSTKTDANGVYHFGFIPGKQTNYVIEITQKNYFPYLVVLNYPSPGNTNKFVTDQDLTSVALNQVDVRSVLTYAFPIDIKEGAKAVLGGVYFDFNSADLRPESNFALDKLYEFLKRNPRIIMEIGGHTDNLGTAYVNKFLSQKRAQAVVNYLIKKGIDKKRLTAVGYGFTQPITTNDHELNGRDVNRRVEVKILRK, translated from the coding sequence ATGAAAAATCAATACTCGCTCAAACTTACTTCACTGCTTTTTTTGCTTTCCTTTTTAGGTTTTCAGGCTTTTGCTCAAAGTGCAAAGTCACTGGTTAAGAAAGGCGATAAAGCTCTTGACAAAGAAAATTACCACAAAGCTTTAGAGTATTACAAACAAGCTAATACAAGTAATGGAGAAAATGCTGATGCATACTTTGGGCTTGGTGTAACCAATCTGCTACTATTTAATAATAAAGAATCTCTTGATTATTTGCGAAAAGCAAGAGAATTGGACCCTGATGTTGATAAGCATTATTACTATTGGTTGGGAAGGGCCTTTCATGCTAATCTGCAGTTTGATTCTGCGGTTGCTTCTTACCGAGTATATCTGAACGATGAAATTGGAAAAAACGATAGTCGTCAGGATGCTGTAAAGACTCTTATTCTTCAGGCTGAATTTGGAAAGACATACCTTAGCAGTCCTGTTGATTATCAAATTGTCAACCTGGGTACTGAAGTTAATTCTGAATATTCAGAACATAGCCCTATGTTGACTAAGGATAAACAGACATTGTATTTTACATCTCGTCGTCCTGCTAATCCTTCTGAAATAACTCCCCGTGGTGATGGATGGGAAAATATATATACTACCAGCGGAAAAGGTAGTCACTGGAGTGGTGCTTCTTTGTTAACCGGACAGGTAAATGAAAGAAAGACACATACGTCCAATGTTCAGCTATATGATAATGATGAGAAAATGCTGGTTTATAAGTCGTCAAAATTTGGATCATTGTATGAGTCTGTATTAAATGGAGGAACCTGGTCAAAACCTAAACCTTTTGCCAAGTTCACCAATACACAGAAATTTGAGCCAGACGGATTTGTCATTAAAGATGGTAGTGTGGTATACTTTGCATCAAGTCTGGATAACAAAAATGGTAATCTTGATTTATGGATTTCCCGTCGCAAAGAAGAAGATACAACAAAATGGAGTGAACCTGAACGTTTACCTAGTATAGTAAATACAGATGCTGATGAAGATGCTCCATTTCTGTCTGAGGATGGGTTAACTTTATTTTTCTCCTCAAGAGGCCATGACAGTATGGGAGGGTATGATGTATATAAAACTACCTATGAGCCATTTACCCGTACATGGAGTAAACCAGTAAATATGGGATATCCAATAAATACTCCTGGAGATGATATCTATTTTATGACAGATAGCACAGGAAAAAATGGATATATTACCTCCAATCGTCAGGGGACTATGGGCCAGGAAGATATATATATGGTCAAAATGTATGATGATGTTGTAGTAAAAGGACAAGTTGTTATTAAAACTACAAAACGTCCTTTAGGTGATTATATTCTTAACTTTGATTCCCAACGAAAATTAGGTGTAAAAGGTAGTGCATTATCTGGTGCAGATGGTAACTATTCTTTGAAACTTCGTTCCGGACATACTTATACTGTAGAAGTAAGAAAACAAAATGGAGAAGTAGTATTGACAGATGATGTTGAGATTCCAATGGCAGAAGGTGAAGGTGCTGAAATAGTGAAAAATTTTGAGATAGATATTCCTGATACCATTCGTACTGCTGCCGGCCAGCGTATTGTACTGCAGAATTTAAACCTTGTTCGTGTTAAATATGTAGAGACAGATTCTCTTCTTATCAACGGAGAAGTAAGAGATAATGCTGGTATCCTGGCAGGGGTTCTTGTGGAGATCAGAGAGGAAAGTAGTAACAAACCTTTCCTGTCGACAAAAACAGATGCTAATGGAGTATATCACTTCGGATTTATACCAGGAAAACAAACAAACTATGTAATTGAGATTACTCAGAAGAATTACTTCCCATATTTGGTTGTATTAAATTATCCAAGTCCTGGCAATACGAATAAGTTTGTAACAGATCAGGATTTAACTTCTGTGGCATTGAATCAGGTGGATGTACGTTCTGTACTTACGTATGCATTCCCTATTGATATCAAAGAAGGAGCAAAAGCTGTATTGGGTGGAGTTTACTTTGATTTTAATAGTGCTGACCTGCGACCTGAAAGTAACTTTGCCTTGGATAAGCTATATGAGTTTTTAAAGCGTAACCCACGAATTATCATGGAGATAGGTGGTCACACAGATAATTTAGGTACAGCATATGTGAATAAATTTTTATCTCAGAAACGTGCTCAGGCAGTAGTTAATTATCTGATTAAAAAAGGTATAGATAAGAAGCGCTTGACTGCTGTCGGCTATGGATTTACACAACCTATCACTACAAACGATCACGAGTTGAATGGTCGGGATGTAAATCGTCGTGTAGAAGTGAAAATCCTGAGAAAATAA
- the arfB gene encoding alternative ribosome rescue aminoacyl-tRNA hydrolase ArfB, whose product MKDLSSEFEFAAVRSSGPGGQNVNKTASKVEIRFNVDNSSLLTEVEKQKIKEKLANHITNDSEIIITAQTDRSQLKNKETAIKKFYRLLEKAFVTPKPRKATQPSAASKEVRREKKRRQADKKAQRQKREWE is encoded by the coding sequence ATGAAAGATTTATCATCTGAATTTGAGTTTGCTGCTGTACGTAGTAGCGGCCCGGGAGGACAGAATGTTAATAAAACTGCATCTAAGGTCGAGATTCGTTTTAATGTAGATAACTCCTCACTACTAACAGAGGTGGAAAAGCAGAAGATCAAAGAGAAGTTAGCCAATCATATTACCAATGATAGTGAGATCATTATTACGGCTCAGACAGATCGTAGTCAGCTAAAAAATAAAGAGACTGCTATTAAAAAGTTTTATAGACTTTTGGAGAAAGCTTTTGTGACTCCAAAGCCAAGAAAAGCTACCCAACCAAGTGCTGCATCTAAAGAAGTTCGTCGTGAAAAAAAGCGTCGCCAGGCAGATAAAAAAGCCCAGCGACAGAAAAGAGAATGGGAGTAA
- a CDS encoding tetratricopeptide repeat protein — protein MKYTYILFLSVLSIFSLKAQNPQKASQFLKEGIALHDEGRYEEAIKKYDAALTEEPDNYTALYEKAFSLSSLNRSKEAIEIAKKLIKICQNESTLQLTYVLYGNTLDQLDKGKEAIKIYDQGIKKFPDHYLLYFNKGISLAQQEKQEEALENFQKAIVLEPSHPGSHNIIGRTLLRTNKVPAMLALMRMLILEPESKRAAQNWQILQEILTPASNENRKITITVDALKNLSSDKPKENDFFAAEFILGTMGSEVKVEEKQLTGLEKLNFQLDTFFSMLGSNQDKKTGFYWQYYVPYFAEMQKKSMVTTFMYIIQASNQSKEVQDWLSSHGKEIEDFYSWNKNYTWPTLK, from the coding sequence ATGAAGTATACTTATATACTTTTCTTATCTGTTTTGAGTATTTTTTCATTGAAAGCTCAGAATCCACAGAAAGCCTCACAATTTCTAAAAGAAGGGATTGCCTTACATGATGAAGGAAGATACGAAGAAGCTATTAAAAAGTATGATGCGGCATTAACAGAAGAACCCGATAATTACACAGCTCTATATGAAAAAGCGTTTTCCTTATCTTCACTTAATCGAAGCAAAGAAGCAATAGAAATAGCTAAAAAACTGATCAAAATCTGCCAGAATGAGTCAACGCTTCAACTCACATATGTTTTGTATGGCAATACGCTTGATCAATTAGACAAAGGAAAAGAAGCCATAAAGATCTATGATCAAGGTATTAAAAAATTTCCAGATCATTATCTGCTGTATTTTAATAAGGGAATTTCATTAGCTCAGCAAGAAAAACAGGAAGAAGCACTCGAAAACTTTCAAAAAGCCATTGTATTAGAACCTAGCCATCCTGGCTCTCATAATATCATAGGCCGGACCTTATTAAGAACCAATAAAGTCCCTGCCATGCTGGCTTTGATGCGAATGCTGATTCTGGAACCTGAAAGCAAAAGAGCAGCACAAAACTGGCAGATATTGCAGGAAATTCTAACACCGGCATCAAATGAAAATAGAAAAATAACCATTACAGTAGATGCACTCAAAAACCTATCCAGCGATAAACCCAAAGAAAATGATTTTTTTGCTGCAGAATTTATACTAGGTACTATGGGTAGCGAAGTAAAAGTTGAAGAAAAACAACTTACAGGTCTTGAAAAACTTAATTTTCAGCTGGATACTTTTTTCTCTATGCTAGGGTCTAATCAGGATAAAAAAACAGGTTTTTACTGGCAATACTATGTTCCTTATTTTGCAGAGATGCAAAAAAAATCAATGGTCACTACATTCATGTATATCATACAAGCAAGTAACCAAAGTAAAGAAGTTCAGGACTGGCTCAGCTCACACGGCAAAGAAATTGAAGATTTCTATTCATGGAATAAAAACTATACCTGGCCAACTTTAAAATAA
- a CDS encoding 3-deoxy-D-manno-octulosonic acid transferase, with amino-acid sequence MMLVFYTIGIYLMGALIRIAALWNKKARQWVTGRKDIFSSLHASFDENIYPIAWFHCASLGEFEQARPVIEGFRTKHPHYRILLTFYSPSGYEIRKNYEYADWVFYLPLDTGSNAKRFIETVRPAIVFFAKYEFWHYYLAELRNQAIPTILFSAIFRQDQAFFKFYGQFFRNMLTCFTHIFVQNTSSLALLKDIDLENVSVAGDTRIDRVSKIAETKKDIPLAATFKADQPLLIVGSAWQGDLDLLTGYLNQYTKPLKILIAPHEIKEETLQSIESAFTKKTIRLSKAVDNSIATYDVLLIDSIGLLSSLYQYGDFAFIGGGFYDGIHSILEPAVFGMPIFFGPNYKKFQEAFDLIEEGGAFSVKNTAEFIPIFEKLYSDATLRKEVSDRVQMYIRKKLGATEKILKEIDLLY; translated from the coding sequence ATGATGCTTGTTTTCTATACTATAGGTATTTACTTAATGGGTGCACTTATCCGTATTGCTGCTTTGTGGAATAAGAAGGCTAGACAATGGGTAACGGGACGAAAAGACATTTTTTCAAGTTTACATGCATCTTTTGATGAAAACATCTATCCTATAGCCTGGTTTCATTGTGCTTCGCTGGGAGAGTTTGAACAAGCCCGACCTGTAATTGAAGGATTTCGAACTAAACATCCACACTATCGTATTTTATTAACCTTCTACTCACCCTCTGGATATGAAATACGAAAAAACTATGAGTATGCTGACTGGGTATTTTATCTTCCTTTAGACACAGGCAGTAATGCTAAACGATTTATTGAAACTGTCCGGCCTGCAATCGTATTCTTTGCAAAATATGAATTTTGGCATTATTATCTAGCAGAGCTGCGGAATCAAGCTATTCCAACTATACTTTTCTCTGCAATATTTCGTCAGGATCAGGCATTTTTTAAATTTTATGGTCAGTTTTTCAGGAATATGCTTACATGCTTTACTCATATCTTTGTTCAGAACACAAGCTCGCTGGCTTTATTAAAAGATATTGATTTAGAAAATGTTTCAGTGGCAGGTGATACTCGCATTGATCGAGTAAGTAAAATTGCAGAAACGAAGAAAGATATTCCATTGGCTGCAACATTCAAAGCAGACCAGCCGTTGCTGATTGTGGGAAGCGCCTGGCAGGGTGATCTGGATCTTTTAACAGGCTATCTGAATCAATATACTAAGCCACTTAAGATACTAATAGCTCCACACGAGATAAAAGAGGAAACTTTACAAAGTATTGAATCTGCCTTTACAAAAAAAACTATACGTTTATCAAAAGCTGTAGATAATTCTATTGCTACCTATGATGTTCTTTTAATTGATAGTATTGGCCTTTTGTCTTCTTTGTATCAGTATGGAGATTTTGCGTTTATAGGTGGAGGATTCTATGATGGGATTCACAGCATACTAGAACCTGCTGTTTTTGGAATGCCGATCTTTTTTGGACCTAATTATAAGAAGTTTCAGGAAGCATTTGATTTGATTGAAGAAGGTGGTGCATTTTCTGTTAAGAACACAGCTGAGTTTATTCCTATTTTTGAAAAGCTGTATTCAGATGCTACCTTACGAAAAGAGGTAAGTGATAGAGTACAGATGTATATTCGAAAAAAATTAGGAGCAACAGAGAAAATTCTTAAAGAAATAGATTTACTGTATTGA
- a CDS encoding acyltransferase yields the protein MVKKLLNTTTSNSVSTPVAVFFPNLNGIRCIASLLVLFHHMEILKAFFGMKNFSENIFIARIGGLGVVLFFVLSGFLITYLLLAEKQKHSHIAIKSFYMRRILRIWPLYYLVVIIAFLVLPRFEFFYIPYLSDNLLTDFSLKLTLYLLILPNVASVVTSTVPYAGQAWSVGVEEQFYLLWPIILSKTQHYLEVLCAIIVVIVMFSNGFLGDGLITLGHYLHISNPDWYTLATIVTKFFKDLRISCMAIGGIGAYLLFFNKEEILKILFSRSVQLFIYVVLILLLLRGTSVSQEFYAVLFIIFIMNMAANTNRLFSLENPIINYLGKISFGLYMCHNIAIVIAIRVFLYFFSTVDNLWHHLILTGMVFSIAIIIAALSYHCLEIRFMKLKLYFSRS from the coding sequence ATGGTAAAAAAGTTGCTAAACACCACTACTTCAAATTCTGTCTCTACTCCGGTTGCTGTTTTTTTTCCAAATCTGAATGGTATTCGTTGTATTGCATCCCTATTAGTATTGTTCCATCATATGGAAATACTTAAGGCATTTTTTGGAATGAAAAACTTTTCCGAGAATATATTTATTGCCAGAATAGGAGGATTAGGAGTAGTTCTTTTCTTTGTATTAAGTGGTTTCTTAATTACATATCTTTTATTGGCTGAAAAACAGAAGCATTCCCATATAGCTATCAAGTCATTTTACATGCGTCGTATACTACGTATCTGGCCATTGTATTACTTGGTCGTTATAATTGCTTTTCTGGTTTTACCACGCTTCGAGTTTTTTTATATCCCATATTTATCTGATAATCTGTTAACCGATTTCTCTCTCAAACTTACCTTATATCTGCTTATTCTTCCTAATGTAGCTTCAGTAGTGACAAGTACTGTACCCTATGCCGGGCAGGCATGGTCTGTTGGTGTTGAGGAACAGTTTTATCTTCTATGGCCAATCATTCTAAGCAAAACACAGCACTACCTTGAGGTTTTATGTGCGATTATTGTAGTAATTGTAATGTTCTCCAATGGCTTTCTTGGAGATGGACTTATTACACTGGGACATTATCTACATATTTCGAATCCAGATTGGTATACTTTGGCTACTATTGTTACAAAATTTTTTAAGGACTTGAGAATTAGCTGTATGGCGATTGGAGGGATTGGAGCTTACCTATTATTTTTTAACAAAGAAGAGATTTTGAAAATTTTGTTTTCAAGAAGTGTTCAACTATTTATATATGTAGTCCTTATTCTTTTGTTACTACGAGGAACTTCAGTAAGCCAGGAGTTCTATGCTGTGTTATTTATTATTTTTATTATGAATATGGCTGCTAATACCAATCGTTTATTTAGTTTGGAAAACCCTATAATTAATTATTTGGGGAAAATATCTTTTGGGTTATATATGTGTCATAATATTGCAATTGTCATAGCAATTCGTGTTTTTCTGTACTTTTTCTCGACAGTGGATAATTTATGGCATCATCTGATCCTTACAGGGATGGTATTTAGCATCGCCATTATTATTGCGGCCTTATCATATCATTGCTTAGAAATACGATTTATGAAATTGAAGTTGTATTTTAGCCGAAGTTAG
- the rsgA gene encoding ribosome small subunit-dependent GTPase A, with protein MPQGIVMRSTGSWYEVRTDDHQLLKCRLRGKIKLKDIKINNPIAVGDKVVYEYEPGLATGIITEILPRENYIIRQSVHKSAFSHILAANIDQAILIVTLTFPRTSLGFIDRFLVTAESFRIPTILIFNKIDLLEEEARVNQKELIALYEELGYKCIETSTLDNINLDEFHATIRHKKSLLSGHSGVGKSSLVNSVNPNLKLKTNEVSTFANKGVHTTTFAEMFEIEPDTFIIDTPGIKELGLADIESWEVSHYFPEMRDLLGECKYHNCTHTHEPGCAVLEAVEAGKIAESRYISYLSMLQGDDNRK; from the coding sequence ATGCCTCAAGGAATTGTAATGCGCTCAACCGGATCATGGTATGAAGTTCGTACGGATGACCATCAATTGTTAAAATGCCGTTTACGGGGAAAAATAAAGCTTAAGGATATTAAGATAAATAATCCTATTGCTGTGGGCGATAAAGTAGTATATGAGTATGAGCCAGGTCTTGCTACAGGGATCATTACTGAAATTTTACCAAGAGAAAACTATATTATTCGTCAATCAGTACACAAATCGGCATTTAGTCATATTCTTGCCGCCAATATAGATCAGGCTATTCTTATAGTTACTCTTACATTTCCTCGAACCTCGCTTGGATTTATTGACCGTTTTTTGGTCACAGCAGAGAGTTTTAGGATACCTACTATTTTGATCTTTAACAAAATAGACTTGCTTGAAGAGGAGGCCAGAGTAAACCAGAAAGAATTGATTGCTTTATATGAAGAATTAGGCTACAAATGTATTGAAACCTCAACCTTAGATAATATCAATCTTGATGAATTTCATGCAACAATCCGCCATAAGAAAAGTTTATTGTCTGGACATTCTGGAGTAGGAAAGTCGTCTTTAGTCAATAGTGTTAATCCCAATCTGAAACTGAAGACTAATGAAGTATCTACTTTTGCCAATAAGGGAGTACATACTACTACCTTTGCAGAAATGTTTGAGATAGAACCTGATACTTTTATTATAGATACTCCGGGTATTAAAGAATTGGGTTTGGCGGATATAGAATCATGGGAAGTCAGTCATTATTTTCCTGAGATGCGTGATTTACTTGGTGAATGCAAATACCATAATTGTACCCATACTCATGAGCCAGGTTGTGCAGTACTTGAAGCTGTAGAAGCAGGCAAGATTGCTGAAAGCAGATATATCAGCTATTTGAGCATGCTTCAGGGAGACGATAATCGTAAATAA
- a CDS encoding glycosyltransferase family 2 protein, giving the protein MEQPLVTVICLCYNQECFVGDTLLSVYQQTYSAIELIIVDNGSTDDSISKIETFLEICPHAIFIRLNTNQNTAIAFNQALSHSSGKYIIHISGNHILVPHRVERQLNAFSKLDKRYGIVYSDAELLNEQLDHIGFWYERNSESKQLNEGNSGNVYASLFRKKYICSASMMVARVVYETLNGYDESLEHEEFDFQVRSAKKYYYYYQNEALTKIRICGDILNDRNYIHAHLLSILKGCQHAYRLNSFDKENQALAICIRRYLLQALFTDNRELVHKFGQLLSKITELTRLDHLWLGLAKSRFPLFIFYRQYLRLKKPVVVF; this is encoded by the coding sequence ATGGAGCAGCCCCTGGTAACTGTAATCTGTCTGTGCTACAATCAGGAATGTTTTGTAGGAGATACTCTATTATCTGTATATCAGCAAACCTACTCTGCCATTGAACTGATAATTGTTGACAATGGAAGTACGGATGATAGTATATCCAAGATTGAAACTTTCCTGGAAATATGTCCTCATGCTATATTCATTCGGTTGAATACAAACCAGAATACAGCTATTGCTTTCAATCAGGCACTCAGTCACTCCTCTGGCAAGTATATCATTCACATTAGCGGAAATCATATTCTGGTCCCTCACAGAGTAGAAAGGCAATTAAATGCTTTTTCTAAATTGGATAAACGATATGGAATAGTCTATTCAGATGCTGAGTTATTAAATGAACAGCTTGATCATATTGGGTTCTGGTATGAAAGGAATAGTGAAAGCAAGCAACTCAATGAAGGAAATTCTGGAAATGTATATGCCTCATTATTCAGGAAAAAATATATTTGTAGTGCCTCTATGATGGTTGCCCGGGTAGTTTATGAAACCCTGAATGGCTATGATGAATCATTGGAGCATGAAGAGTTTGATTTCCAGGTTCGTTCTGCTAAAAAGTATTATTACTATTATCAGAACGAAGCCCTTACCAAAATAAGAATTTGTGGAGATATCCTGAATGACCGAAACTACATTCACGCTCATCTGCTATCTATATTAAAGGGATGCCAGCATGCCTATCGTCTGAATTCTTTTGATAAAGAAAATCAGGCACTAGCGATTTGCATACGTCGTTATTTACTTCAGGCCTTATTTACCGATAATCGGGAGCTTGTACATAAATTTGGACAACTTCTCTCAAAAATTACTGAACTCACCCGTTTAGACCACCTTTGGCTTGGTTTGGCCAAAAGCAGATTCCCTTTGTTTATTTTTTATCGTCAATATCTGCGGTTAAAAAAGCCTGTAGTTGTGTTTTAG